GCCACCGTGGGCAACGCCCGCAGGATCCCCTTCACCCCGGACAGCGGGCCGTACACCCTGGCCGACAAGCTGACGGCCCTGGGCGTGGAGCCGACCCCGGCCCAGGTGGACGAGGTGCTCACCCGGGCCCGGGAGTTGATGGCACGCGAGGGCCGGCTCCTGACGGACGGCGAGCTGGCCGGGCTGGCGGCATCGGTCGCGGAGGAAGTGCGTTGAGCGCCCGGCTGCGACCGCTCGCCCCGGCCGAACTCGACGCCGGACAACGGGCGTTGTACGCGGAGATCACCGGCGGACCGCGCGCCGCGGGGCCGCAGCACTTCGCGCTCACCGACGACGACGGATGCCTGCGGGGACCGTTCAACGCGATGCTGCTGAGCCCCGGCGTGGGACGCGCGCTCCAGGACCTGGGAGCCGCGGTCCGCTATCGCTCCGGGCTCGGCCCGCGGCTGCGGGAGACCGCGATCCTCGTGGTCGCCCAGGCCTGGGACAGCGCCTTCGAACGTCACGCGCACGAACCCGTCGGCGCCGCCGCCGGACTGACGGACGACGAACTGCTGGCCCTGCGCGAGGGGCGTGACCCCGGCCTGTCCGATCCCGTCGAGCGGGCCGCCTGGACCTTCACCCGCGCGCTCCTCGACCGGTCCGGAGCACTCGATGAGTTCGCGTACGAAGCGGCCCGCGCCGCCCTGGGAGAACGCACCCTCTTCGAACTGTCCACACTGGTGGGCTACTACAGCACCCTGGCCCTCCAGCTACGACTCTTCGACGCCCCGGCCTGACGGCGGTTTCCCCGGATTTCATCGAGTGGGTCCGATACGGAACTCCGCGCCGAAGTCCTTGGATTCACTTGGCCATGGGGTGACGAGCATGTGTGGGTATTGTATCCGCCGGTCATTCGGTGACGGCGTATCAGCCTTTCGGTACTGATTCGATCCGCCGTCGCTCCCGAGGGCGGCTTGCGGCGATATCTGCGGTGCAGTAACTACGTGAACCATGAACCTGTTCACCCGCGGCGCATCCTCACGACGCCCGGCTCCCCCCACAGCTCCGCAACGCCCCGCCGACTCGCCCTCCGCTCCCACCGCCGGCCTGCCGAATCCCGCCCTCGCGGCGCTGACCGGCGACTGGATGATCGACCCGGCGCACAGCCGTATCGGCTTCTCCGTCCGGCACGCCCTGGTGACCACCGTGCGCGGGGCTTTCACGGAGTACCAGAGCCGGCTCTACTTCGACGGCCGCAACCCGGCCCGTTCACGGGCCGAGATCCTGTTGTCCACCGCGAGCGTCGACACCGGCGTGGAGCAACGCGACGCGCATTTGGTCGGCCGTGACTTCCTGGACGCCGCGACCTATCCGCGTATGCGTTTCACCAGCACCGCCGTACAACTCGCGGGCCCCGAGGTCTACCGCATGACCGGCGACCTCACCATCAAAGAGACCACTCGTCCCGTAGCCCTTGAACTCACCTACATAGGACATGTCACCGACCCTTTCGGCTATGAACGGGCCGGTTTCGACGGCACCACCACCATCAACCGTTCCGAATGGGGCCTGACGTACAACGCGCGACTGGCCGAGGGCGGCGCCATGGTGAGTGAGAAGGTGCGCCTCCAGTTCGACATCGCCGCCATTCGCACCACTCCCGTGGGCTGACCGGCGCGCGGTGAAGTCAGCGCAGCGCCCCCTTGGTGGCGTCGGCGATGAAACCACGGGCGAAGAAAGTGAACACCAGCACCAGCGGGATGACCGACAACAGCACTCCGGCCATCACCATGCTGTAGTCGGTGGAGTGTCCGGCGTACAGCTGGGCCAGCGCCACCTGGAGGGTGAGACGGTCCGGGTTGACCAGCATCACCAACGGCAGGATGTAGTCGTTCCAGGCGGCGATGAAGGTGTAGATGCCGAGGAACGCCAGCGCCGGGCGGACGCACGGCAGCACCACGTGCCAGTACAGCCGGAAGAACCCGGCGCCCTCGATGCGGGCGGCGTCCAGCAGTTCGTCGGGAACGCTGGTGGAGGTGTACTGGCGCATCCAGAAGATGCCGAAGGCGTTGGCGGCGGCGGGCACGACGAGCGCCTTGAGCGTGCCCAGCCAGCCCAGTTGGACCATGATCTCGTACTGCGGGATGATCGCCAGCTGGGTCGGCAGGATGTACATCGACAGCAGCACGCCGAACAGGAACTTCTTGCCGGGGAAGTCGTACTTGGCGAAGGCGAAGGCGGCCAACGAGTCGAAGAACAGCACCAGCACCGTCGTACAGACCGCGACGATCACCGTGTTGGACAGCGAACTGAAGAAGGCCATCTTGTCGAACAGGTGCTGGATGTTGGTCAGCAGGTGGTCGCCGAACCACAGCTTCGGCGGGTAGCGGTAGATGTCCTGCGAGGTGTTCGTCGCCATGACGACGATCCAGTAGAATGGGAACACCGAGATGACGACACCGGTCATCAGGACGACATGGACGCTGAGTCCCCGCAGGCGTTTACGGTTCTGGCTGTTCACGACCGTCGCTCCTTACGCTGCACCAGGCGCCAGTTGATGCCGACGATGAGCAGGATCAGCAGGAAGAAGGCCCAGACGATCGCGGCCCCGTAACCGAAGTCGTTGTTGTCGAAGGCCTGGTGGTAGAAGTACAGCAAGGTGGTCAGACCCGCCTGGCCCGGTCCACCGGAGTTGGGGTTGGTGGCCGCCTCGCTGCCGAACAGCACCTGCGGTTCGGTGAAGCTCTGTAGGCCGGTCACCGTGGAGATCACCACGGTGAACAGGATGATGGGCCGCAGCAGCGGGATCGTGATGGAGCGGAAGATCCGCACCGGTCCGGCGCCGTCCATCCTGGCTGCCTCATAGAGCTCCGAGGGGATCGCCTGAAGGCCGGCCAGGTAGATGATGGCGTTGTATCCGGTCCACTGCCAGGTCATCAGCGCCGAGATCACCAGCTTGATCGTCCACTCGTTGCTCATCCAGGGCACGGCCGACAGATGCAGCGCCCGCAGAATCGCGTTGATCAGGCCGAAGTTGTTGCTGAAGATCGCTCCGAAGAAGATCGCGATGGCTACCAGCGAGGTGATGCTGGGAATGAACAGGGCGACCCGGTAGAAGGCCGTGAGACGTTTGGTGGAGTTCACCAGCACCGCGAGCACCAGTGCCATGAAGAGCATCGGCACGGTCGACAGCACCCAGATGACCAGGGTGTTGCGGACGGACAGCCAGAACACCGGGTCGTCCCAGAGGAAGCGGAACTGCTGGAACCCGACGAAGTGCATGTCCCCGATGCCGTCCCACTTCTGGAAGGCCAGGAACACGGTGTAGAGCACCGGGAAGAGCATGAAGACGGAGAAGATCAAGTAGTACGGCGAGATGGCCAGGTACTGCGGCCAGTACCCGGCGACCCTTCGGCGCGGCCCGCGCCGGGCCCCGGCGGACACCGGCCTGATCCGGGGGGCGCGCCGCTCCGGACCGCGGACACGGTCCGGAGCGTGCCGCCCGGTGGATCCGGTGTCGGTTCCGGAGGTCGGTCCGGTGGGCGCCGGGCCGGCTACCGGGCTTGACGACATGTCACTTCACTCCCTGCCGCTGGGCGATCTGCTTGGCCTGGGCGACCGCGTCCTTCCAGGCCTCGTCGGGGTCCTTGCCCTTGGCCTCGATGCTGGTCAGCTCGCTGTAGAAGGGGGCGGAGACCGCCGCGTCGGCAGGTGCCTCGTAGGCCGCGGGGATCTTCTCGGCCGCCGGGCCGAATATCTCGATGGTCTTCTGGCCGCCGAAGAAGGCGTCGCCGCCGGTCAGCGCCGGCAGCTTGTACGCGGCCGGCGCGGTCGGGAACAGAGCCGCGTCGGTGAAACCGCGGGCCTGGTTCTCCGGACCGAGGATCCAGCTGATGATCTTGAAGGCCTCTTCGGGGTTTCCGCTCGTCGCGGGGATGGCCAGGAAGGACCCGCCCAGGTTCGACGGCCCGCCGGGCAGGCTCGCCACCCGCCACTTGCCCTTGGTGCCAGGAGCCGCGTTGCTGATGTCCAACGCGTGCCAGGCGGCGCCGATCTCGGTGCCCAGGGTGCCGCCGCTGATGGCCGCGTTCCAGGTGTTGTCGTTGATCTTGGCGTCGATGCCGAGGGTGTAGGGCTTCACGGCGGTGGTCCAGGCGGCCCGGATGTGGTCCTGGTCGCCGATGAACTTGCCGTCCTCGTCGATGAACCGCTGGGTGCCCTGGCCGACGACCATGGTGAAGACGGAGCCGATGTTGTTGACGAGGAAGGTCTTGGGCACGGCCTTGTGCAGCTCGACGCCGGCCTTGAAGTAGTCGTCCCAGGTGGCGAGTTGCGCGGAGACCTCGGTGGGATCGGTGGGCAGGCCCGCCTGCGCGAAGAGGTCCTCGCGGTAGAAGGTGGCGCACGGGCCGATGTCGATCGGGAAGCCGATGAGTTTGCCGTCCTGCGTGGTGGCCTGCTTCAGCTTCCACGACAGGTACTGCGGGACCAGCTTGTCCGCGCCGACCGTCTTCAGGTCGACGAAGCGGTCCGCGTTGGGCAGGAACGAGGCGATGTCCTCGCCCTTGATGCCGGTGATGTCCGGGGCGGACTGCGCGGCCCGCAGACCGGTGAGCAGCTTGGTCTTGAAGTCACCGCCGACCACGGAGGTCTTGAGGCTGATGTCGGAGAAGTGCTTCTTGGCGTCCGCGACGACCTTGTCGCTCAGCCCTCCGGACCAGTACCAGAGGGTCAGGTTCTTGCTGTCCTTGGCACCGCTCGACCCGGATCCGCCGCCGCACGCTGCGGTGGCGCCGGCGGCGGCGGCCGTCAGTACGGCGGCCTGAAGGAACCGTCTGCGGGAAAGGTCCACGATCTTCTCCTGGGTTTCGGCGAGTTCGACGTGTCCGGCATGTCCGACAGGACCTGTGCGAGTCAGGGCCGCGCAGGGGGCGCGGCGGGAGGCCGGGTGGCTGAAGAGCATCGGCGTGAGGGGGAACCCTTCAGCCACCCGGGGTATGTGACCTGGTCCTCTCAGACGGTGCCGACGCGTCGTGGCGGCGGAATATGCCGTTCATCCGCTTCGGCCGACCGGAGTGGGGTCCGGGCCTGGCTCCGAATTACGCAAGAGAGTGCACCCGGTGCGCGGCTTTGACAAGAGTCAAGCGCAGATCGAGACATCTCTGCGCGACTTTGCTTGAGTTTGACGCGTTGGCGAGTATGGTCTGCCGCATGCTCGCTGACCGAAGACATCAGCTGATCCTGCGCGCCCTGCGCGCGGACGGGCCCACCACCGTGGCCGCCCTGGCCGAGAAGGTCGGGGCGAGCCAGGCCACGATCCGGCGCGATCTCGCGCAACTGGAGGACGAGGGACTGCTCAAGCGGGTCTACGGCGGTGCCGCCCCGGTCATGGGTGAGGACGATCCGTTCGCCGACGTGGCCGGCGTCCGGGTCGAGGCGAAGGACGCCCTGGCCGCCTGGTGCGCGGACCTCGTCCGGGACGGCGAGACCGTGCTGCTCGACATCGGCACCACGGCCCACCGGGTGGCCCGCCATCTGCACGGGCGGTCCCTGACCGTGATCACCAGCAACCTGGCCGTCTACGAGGAACTCCAGGACGACAAGGCCGTTCAGCTGATCCTTCTGGGCGGCGTGGTCCGACGCGACTACCGGTCCCTGGTCGGCTTCCTCACCGAGGACAACCTGCGCCAGGTCCACGCCGACCGGCTCTTCCTCGGCACCAGCGGAGTCCGCCCGGACGGACAGGTGCTGGACACCACCGCCGTCGAGGTGCCCGTCAAGAGAGCCATGATCGCCGCCAGCGCCCAGGTGGTCCTGGTGGCGGACGCGGGCAAGTTCCCCGGCACCGGAATGGCCCGGGTGTGCGGCCCGGAGGATCTCGACATGGTGGTGACCAACGCGCCCGGGGACGAGAAGAGCTGCAATCGGCTGCGCGAGGCGGGAGTCGAGGTGGTCGAGGTAGGAGACTGACGATCCCGGGCGGCCGGGGCTTCCGGGGCCCGCCGGCCTACCGGGCGGAGGAGGGTGCTGCGACGCACCACCGAGCGCGTCGACTCGAAATCGCCTCGAACACCAACTCCTCTTTTTCGCAAGGACGTTGCGATAGTCTCGCGCTGAACGACATCAGTCGCGCACATCGCACATGTCACGCGAGAGACCGGAATCCCCATGTCTGACCCCCATCACAGCCGGTCCCACGCGCTCGCCTACGCGGCGGCAGGCATGGAACCGCCGCCCCCGGCACCGCTGCGGAAGAGCGACCCCGTGCGGGTCGGCCCGTATGTGCTCGTGTCGGTGCTCGGCAGTGGCGGGATGGGCCGGGTCTATCTCGGCCGGAACACAGAGGGCGGGCCGGGGCCGGCCGCAGTCAAGGTGATCCGGCCCGAGTACGCGGAGGACCCGCGGTTCCGGAAACGCTTCGCGCGGGAGGTCGACGCGCTGGGCAGCGTCCAGGGAGCACACACCGTACGGCTGATGGGCAGCGGCAGCGACGACGAGCTGCTGTGGGTGGCCACCGAGTACATACCGGGGCCCACGCTCGAGGACGCCGTCGAGCGGCGTGGGCCGCTGGACGCGGCGGCGGCCTGGCGGCTGATGGCCGACCTGGGCCGGGCGATCGAGGCCATGTGGCGGGCGGGGATCGTGCATCGCGACCTCAAGCCGTCCAATGTGATCCTGGCGGCCGACGGCGCCCGGGTCATCGACTTCGGCATCGTCCAGGCCGCCGACGGCACCTCCATCACCACGACCGGCCAGAACGTGGGCACGATCGCCTTCATGTCCCCGGAGCAGGTACGGGGCCAGGAGGTGACCGCCGCGTCCGATGTCTTCACCCTGGCCTCCACGCTGACGTACGCGGTCGCGGGCGAGGCTCCCTTCGGCGAGGGGACCGGCGTCGACGTGCTGCACCGGGTCGCCTTCGACCCGCCGCGCGAGGACATCCTCGACAAGGTGGCGGCCGTCGACGCCGAGCTGGCCTCGTTCGTTCGCCTGTGTCTGGACAAGGACGCCGAGCTGAGACCGGCACCGGACGTGGTGTTCAGGACCGCCATCGGACACCAGCTGTCGGCGCCCGCCGCCGACCCGCGCCGGTCCATGTCGTTACCCGCGGCCAACGCGTTCCCCGCCCTTGGCGCGCAGCCCGCTTCCGCCGCGCGAGCCGGTACCGCCCCGGTCGGTGCGCCCTCCCCCGGCGATCCGCCCTCGGCGCAGCACCTTGAACCGCCCGCCGCCGTACCCGCCACGACCGCTGCGCGCGGCCGTCGGCGCAGGAACATCGTGCCCGCCGCGGCCGTGGCCGCGCTGGTCACCGGCGGCCTCACCGTGGCGCTGCTGTACCCGGACGACGCCCCCGCGACGGCCGAACCGGCGCCGGCGGCCACGCCGGCCGTGACCGATCCCTCGGCGTCGAAGCCCAGTGCCTCGTCGAAGGTGACGTCCCCCACCCCCACGGCCTCCAGGGCCGACGGCGCACCGACCATGCCTCCCGGGACTACGGCCACCCAGGATGCCGGGACGCTGGACCTCCGGGCCGCCGAGTGCCTCGCGGAGATCGTCTCGGGCTCCAGCGGGAAATGCGTCGCCGCCCTTCAGCGCCTCCTCGCGGGCTACGGCCTGGACGTCGCGACGGACGGTCGTTTCGAGGCGCGGACCCTCGCCGCGGTCAAAGCCTTCCAGACCGAGGCCGGCCTCACCGCCGACGGGAAGGTCGACAAGAAGACCAGGGCACTTCTGTACAGCAGACCCGGCGGCGCCGTCCGCACCGGCACGGTCACGGTGACCGAGTCCGTGAACACCGTCGACGTGGCGAGGTGCCTCGACGCCGACACCGGCACCGCGAACAGCGAGGACCAGACGGTCCAGGTGTGGGAGTGCACGGGCGCGTCCCAGCAGCAGTGGGCGCTGTACCCGGTGCCGGGCCAGGCCTCGCAGTACATCGTCGTCAACCAGGGCAATCGCCGCTGCCTGGACGCCGACGCCGCCGGTGCCGGCCACAACGGCCACGGGATCCACAGCACCCGGTGCAACGGGCTGGCCGCGCAGCGGTGGCGGCTGGGTACCTCCGCCGTGTCCGGTGTCCGGACCCTGGTCAGCGTTCCGGACGGCTTCTGTCTGGACGCGGAGGCCGCCGGATCCGGCCAGGACGGTCAGCGGGTCCAGGCGTGGAGCTGCGCGGGCAGCACCAACCAGGCGTGGAAATGGGGCTGACGGCACGGAGCGGTCACCTCGGGCACTTCGCCGTCAGCGACCTCACCAGGGGCACCTTCCAGTACGCGGGCACGCCGGACTCGTATCCGGTTCCCGACACACCCGGCGAGTTCGCACGGTGAGCGCGGCACCATCCCGTACGGCCCCCTGGGCACCTCGAAGCACTACTCGTGACGTCCAGGCAAGCCAGTGGGACGATCGTCGACCACGGGG
The sequence above is a segment of the Streptomyces asoensis genome. Coding sequences within it:
- a CDS encoding carbohydrate ABC transporter permease, which translates into the protein MSAGARRGPRRRVAGYWPQYLAISPYYLIFSVFMLFPVLYTVFLAFQKWDGIGDMHFVGFQQFRFLWDDPVFWLSVRNTLVIWVLSTVPMLFMALVLAVLVNSTKRLTAFYRVALFIPSITSLVAIAIFFGAIFSNNFGLINAILRALHLSAVPWMSNEWTIKLVISALMTWQWTGYNAIIYLAGLQAIPSELYEAARMDGAGPVRIFRSITIPLLRPIILFTVVISTVTGLQSFTEPQVLFGSEAATNPNSGGPGQAGLTTLLYFYHQAFDNNDFGYGAAIVWAFFLLILLIVGINWRLVQRKERRS
- a CDS encoding DeoR/GlpR family DNA-binding transcription regulator, producing MLADRRHQLILRALRADGPTTVAALAEKVGASQATIRRDLAQLEDEGLLKRVYGGAAPVMGEDDPFADVAGVRVEAKDALAAWCADLVRDGETVLLDIGTTAHRVARHLHGRSLTVITSNLAVYEELQDDKAVQLILLGGVVRRDYRSLVGFLTEDNLRQVHADRLFLGTSGVRPDGQVLDTTAVEVPVKRAMIAASAQVVLVADAGKFPGTGMARVCGPEDLDMVVTNAPGDEKSCNRLREAGVEVVEVGD
- a CDS encoding extracellular solute-binding protein: MDLSRRRFLQAAVLTAAAAGATAACGGGSGSSGAKDSKNLTLWYWSGGLSDKVVADAKKHFSDISLKTSVVGGDFKTKLLTGLRAAQSAPDITGIKGEDIASFLPNADRFVDLKTVGADKLVPQYLSWKLKQATTQDGKLIGFPIDIGPCATFYREDLFAQAGLPTDPTEVSAQLATWDDYFKAGVELHKAVPKTFLVNNIGSVFTMVVGQGTQRFIDEDGKFIGDQDHIRAAWTTAVKPYTLGIDAKINDNTWNAAISGGTLGTEIGAAWHALDISNAAPGTKGKWRVASLPGGPSNLGGSFLAIPATSGNPEEAFKIISWILGPENQARGFTDAALFPTAPAAYKLPALTGGDAFFGGQKTIEIFGPAAEKIPAAYEAPADAAVSAPFYSELTSIEAKGKDPDEAWKDAVAQAKQIAQRQGVK
- a CDS encoding carboxymuconolactone decarboxylase family protein gives rise to the protein MSARLRPLAPAELDAGQRALYAEITGGPRAAGPQHFALTDDDGCLRGPFNAMLLSPGVGRALQDLGAAVRYRSGLGPRLRETAILVVAQAWDSAFERHAHEPVGAAAGLTDDELLALREGRDPGLSDPVERAAWTFTRALLDRSGALDEFAYEAARAALGERTLFELSTLVGYYSTLALQLRLFDAPA
- a CDS encoding YceI family protein codes for the protein MNLFTRGASSRRPAPPTAPQRPADSPSAPTAGLPNPALAALTGDWMIDPAHSRIGFSVRHALVTTVRGAFTEYQSRLYFDGRNPARSRAEILLSTASVDTGVEQRDAHLVGRDFLDAATYPRMRFTSTAVQLAGPEVYRMTGDLTIKETTRPVALELTYIGHVTDPFGYERAGFDGTTTINRSEWGLTYNARLAEGGAMVSEKVRLQFDIAAIRTTPVG
- a CDS encoding carbohydrate ABC transporter permease, with the translated sequence MTGVVISVFPFYWIVVMATNTSQDIYRYPPKLWFGDHLLTNIQHLFDKMAFFSSLSNTVIVAVCTTVLVLFFDSLAAFAFAKYDFPGKKFLFGVLLSMYILPTQLAIIPQYEIMVQLGWLGTLKALVVPAAANAFGIFWMRQYTSTSVPDELLDAARIEGAGFFRLYWHVVLPCVRPALAFLGIYTFIAAWNDYILPLVMLVNPDRLTLQVALAQLYAGHSTDYSMVMAGVLLSVIPLVLVFTFFARGFIADATKGALR
- a CDS encoding protein kinase domain-containing protein, whose translation is MSDPHHSRSHALAYAAAGMEPPPPAPLRKSDPVRVGPYVLVSVLGSGGMGRVYLGRNTEGGPGPAAVKVIRPEYAEDPRFRKRFAREVDALGSVQGAHTVRLMGSGSDDELLWVATEYIPGPTLEDAVERRGPLDAAAAWRLMADLGRAIEAMWRAGIVHRDLKPSNVILAADGARVIDFGIVQAADGTSITTTGQNVGTIAFMSPEQVRGQEVTAASDVFTLASTLTYAVAGEAPFGEGTGVDVLHRVAFDPPREDILDKVAAVDAELASFVRLCLDKDAELRPAPDVVFRTAIGHQLSAPAADPRRSMSLPAANAFPALGAQPASAARAGTAPVGAPSPGDPPSAQHLEPPAAVPATTAARGRRRRNIVPAAAVAALVTGGLTVALLYPDDAPATAEPAPAATPAVTDPSASKPSASSKVTSPTPTASRADGAPTMPPGTTATQDAGTLDLRAAECLAEIVSGSSGKCVAALQRLLAGYGLDVATDGRFEARTLAAVKAFQTEAGLTADGKVDKKTRALLYSRPGGAVRTGTVTVTESVNTVDVARCLDADTGTANSEDQTVQVWECTGASQQQWALYPVPGQASQYIVVNQGNRRCLDADAAGAGHNGHGIHSTRCNGLAAQRWRLGTSAVSGVRTLVSVPDGFCLDAEAAGSGQDGQRVQAWSCAGSTNQAWKWG